A single region of the Yersinia entomophaga genome encodes:
- a CDS encoding fimbria/pilus periplasmic chaperone, with translation MPRYLSLSLLLLLSASNNLAFANLIADPTRVTVEGIQKSQKIRVFNSGDNPLFLEVSLVKVENPGEAKEIKTPIGEIKHPEMIFNPTRVTLAPNQEREVSIIPLKSPQQETLYRLYLKPVHNLKAASHSTEPAKDISAPMVISVGYGVLIHHVPEKAAQLKGEEPYICVKGNVQLIAKGNIHRKFTDLNDASAPNDRGAKKEIISSKNIYPGVPYLTPVRKLSGKVDGETINYDCE, from the coding sequence ATGCCTCGATATTTATCACTCTCCCTACTCTTGCTTTTATCTGCTAGCAATAATCTGGCCTTTGCTAATCTCATCGCAGACCCAACGCGCGTGACTGTTGAAGGAATACAGAAATCACAGAAGATCCGGGTCTTTAACAGTGGTGATAATCCACTGTTCTTGGAGGTTTCTTTGGTCAAAGTGGAGAACCCCGGCGAGGCTAAAGAAATAAAAACGCCGATTGGGGAAATTAAACATCCAGAGATGATTTTTAATCCAACCCGCGTCACCCTGGCTCCCAATCAGGAACGCGAGGTTTCCATTATCCCGCTCAAGAGCCCTCAGCAGGAAACGCTTTATCGGCTGTATCTCAAACCGGTACACAACCTGAAAGCTGCCAGCCATTCGACAGAGCCAGCAAAAGATATCAGTGCTCCAATGGTTATCAGCGTGGGTTATGGCGTATTGATACACCACGTACCGGAAAAAGCGGCACAGTTGAAGGGGGAGGAGCCTTACATATGCGTTAAGGGTAACGTCCAACTCATAGCAAAAGGCAATATTCACCGCAAATTCACCGACCTAAACGATGCGTCGGCACCAAATGACAGGGGGGCTAAAAAAGAAATCATAAGCAGTAAGAATATCTATCCTGGTGTTCCTTATCTTACTCCAGTGAGAAAACTATCAGGAAAGGTGGATGGCGAGACAATTAACTATGACTGCGAATGA
- the livF gene encoding high-affinity branched-chain amino acid ABC transporter ATP-binding protein LivF, whose amino-acid sequence MLSLNQVSAHYGKIQALHQVSLHIQQGEIVTLIGANGAGKTTLLGTLCGEPRATEGTIHFLDREITDWQTARIMREAIAIVPEGRRVFSRMTVEENLAMGGFFANREQYQQRIERVYDLFPRLHERRIQRSGTMSGGEQQMLAIGRALMSQPKLLLLDEPSLGLAPIIILQIFDTIQQLREEGMTIFLVEQNANQALKLADRGYVLENGRIVLEDTGAALLANEAVRSAYLGG is encoded by the coding sequence ATGTTGTCATTGAATCAGGTTTCAGCCCACTACGGCAAAATTCAGGCTTTGCATCAGGTAAGTCTGCATATTCAACAGGGTGAGATTGTCACGCTGATTGGCGCAAATGGGGCAGGGAAAACCACTCTGTTGGGCACGCTGTGCGGCGAACCTCGCGCCACGGAAGGCACTATTCATTTCCTCGACCGGGAGATTACCGATTGGCAAACCGCACGAATAATGCGTGAGGCTATCGCTATCGTACCTGAAGGACGGCGGGTATTTTCTCGCATGACGGTGGAGGAAAATTTGGCGATGGGCGGCTTCTTTGCCAACCGTGAGCAGTATCAGCAACGTATTGAGCGTGTTTATGATTTATTTCCGCGCTTGCACGAAAGGCGAATCCAGCGCTCCGGAACGATGTCCGGTGGCGAGCAGCAAATGCTGGCTATCGGGCGCGCCTTAATGAGTCAGCCCAAGTTGTTATTGCTGGATGAACCTTCTCTGGGATTGGCGCCGATTATTATTTTGCAGATCTTCGATACTATTCAGCAACTTCGTGAGGAAGGCATGACTATCTTCCTGGTAGAGCAGAACGCGAATCAGGCTTTAAAGCTGGCGGATAGAGGCTATGTGTTGGAAAACGGGCGCATCGTACTGGAAGATACCGGTGCAGCTTTATTAGCCAATGAAGCGGTACGTTCGGCTTATCTGGGGGGATAA
- the livG gene encoding high-affinity branched-chain amino acid ABC transporter ATP-binding protein LivG, whose protein sequence is MNAQPLLRVEGLSMRFGGLLAVNNVRLTLNEGEIVSLIGPNGAGKTTIFNCLTGFYRPTGGSIQLRDRHLEGLPGQAIARMGVIRTFQHVRLFREMTVIENLLVAQHQHLKSGVFAGLLKTPAFRRAEADALSRAATWLERVGLLAFANRQAGNLAYGQQRRLEIARCMVTRPELLMLDEPAAGLNPKETDELNQLIMELRDHHQVSVLLIEHDMKLVMGISDRIYVVNQGTPLAQGTPAEIRNNPDVIRAYLGE, encoded by the coding sequence ATGAATGCGCAACCTTTGTTAAGGGTAGAAGGGCTGTCGATGCGTTTTGGCGGGCTGCTGGCGGTCAATAACGTTAGGCTAACGCTAAATGAAGGTGAAATTGTTTCGCTGATTGGACCAAACGGCGCCGGAAAAACTACAATTTTCAACTGCTTGACTGGTTTTTATCGTCCAACCGGTGGCAGCATCCAACTACGTGATCGTCATCTCGAAGGTTTACCGGGTCAGGCTATCGCCCGAATGGGGGTGATTCGTACCTTCCAGCACGTGCGTTTGTTCCGTGAAATGACGGTGATTGAAAACCTGCTGGTGGCACAACATCAGCACCTAAAAAGTGGCGTATTTGCCGGATTGCTGAAAACACCGGCGTTTCGTCGGGCGGAAGCAGACGCGCTGTCTCGTGCCGCGACATGGCTGGAACGAGTTGGTTTACTGGCGTTCGCTAATCGGCAGGCAGGAAATCTGGCTTATGGTCAGCAGCGGCGTCTCGAAATTGCTCGCTGTATGGTCACGCGGCCGGAACTGCTAATGCTGGATGAGCCAGCGGCTGGCTTGAATCCAAAAGAAACTGACGAGCTCAATCAACTGATTATGGAACTGCGGGATCATCATCAGGTTTCGGTGCTGTTGATTGAACATGATATGAAGCTGGTGATGGGCATTTCCGATCGCATTTACGTGGTGAATCAGGGAACGCCGTTGGCGCAGGGTACTCCGGCGGAAATTCGCAATAATCCGGATGTCATCCGGGCCTATTTGGGTGAATAA
- a CDS encoding high-affinity branched-chain amino acid ABC transporter permease LivM — MKQLNFVNAIISTFVMLVLASFLMGLQLALDGTRLVVHGAGEVRWMWIAIGCAVVFFFQLFRPLMQQGMKKISGPSWVLPSFDATTTRQKLLAALIIVAAVVWPFLVSRGTVDIATLTLIYIMLGLGLNVVVGLSGLLVLGYGGFYAIGAYTYALLNHYYGLGFWESLPLAGLVAAAFGFLLGFPVLRLRGDYLAIVTLGFGEIVRILLLNNTEITGGPNGIGQIPKPTLFGLEFSRTTKDGGWDTFHNFFGLAYDPGDRIIFLYLVALLLVILTLFIINRLLRMPLGRAWEALREDEIACRSLGLSPTKIKLTAFTISAAFAGFAGTLFAARQGFVSPESFTFVESAFVLAIVVLGGMGSQFAVILAAILLVVSRELMRDLNAYSMLLLGALMVLMMIWRPQGLLPMKRPELKLKVADAKEKQGEQA, encoded by the coding sequence ATGAAGCAACTTAACTTCGTCAACGCGATTATCTCTACTTTCGTGATGCTGGTGCTGGCCTCGTTTCTGATGGGGCTACAATTGGCGCTGGACGGCACGCGTTTGGTGGTGCACGGCGCGGGTGAAGTGCGCTGGATGTGGATCGCCATTGGTTGTGCCGTGGTGTTTTTCTTCCAGTTATTTCGGCCGTTAATGCAACAAGGCATGAAGAAGATCTCTGGCCCAAGCTGGGTTTTACCGAGCTTTGATGCGACAACCACCAGACAAAAGCTGTTGGCTGCGCTGATTATCGTAGCGGCGGTGGTCTGGCCATTTCTGGTATCGCGCGGAACGGTTGATATCGCCACTCTAACGCTGATTTACATCATGTTGGGCCTGGGTTTGAACGTGGTGGTTGGTTTGTCTGGCTTACTGGTGCTGGGGTACGGCGGGTTCTACGCGATTGGCGCATATACCTACGCGCTACTAAATCATTATTACGGTCTGGGATTTTGGGAAAGTCTGCCGCTGGCAGGACTGGTGGCGGCCGCGTTCGGCTTTTTGCTCGGTTTCCCAGTATTACGGCTGCGGGGTGATTATCTGGCCATAGTCACGTTGGGTTTCGGCGAAATCGTTCGTATTTTGCTGTTGAATAATACTGAAATCACTGGCGGCCCTAACGGCATCGGCCAGATCCCTAAACCGACTCTGTTTGGTCTGGAATTCAGTCGTACGACCAAAGATGGCGGTTGGGATACCTTCCATAATTTCTTCGGTCTGGCTTACGACCCCGGTGACCGTATTATTTTCCTGTATCTGGTAGCGCTGCTGCTGGTAATACTGACGCTATTTATCATCAACCGCTTGTTACGTATGCCGTTAGGGCGGGCGTGGGAAGCGCTACGTGAAGATGAAATTGCCTGTCGCTCATTGGGTTTAAGCCCAACCAAAATCAAGCTGACCGCCTTTACCATCAGTGCAGCCTTCGCCGGTTTTGCGGGAACGCTGTTTGCCGCTCGTCAGGGCTTTGTCAGTCCAGAGTCCTTTACCTTTGTCGAATCGGCTTTTGTACTCGCCATCGTGGTATTAGGCGGTATGGGCTCGCAATTTGCAGTCATTCTGGCGGCGATTCTGCTGGTGGTATCGCGAGAGTTAATGCGTGATTTGAATGCCTACAGCATGTTGTTACTGGGGGCGTTGATGGTGTTAATGATGATTTGGCGTCCACAGGGATTGTTACCAATGAAACGCCCAGAGCTGAAATTAAAAGTAGCTGATGCGAAAGAAAAACAGGGGGAGCAGGCATGA
- the livH gene encoding high-affinity branched-chain amino acid ABC transporter permease LivH, whose product MSEQFLYFLQQMFNGVTLGSTYALIAIGYTMVYGIIGMINFAHGEVYMIGSYVSFIVIAALMMVGIDASWLLIGSAFVVAIVIASAYGWSIERVAYKPVRSSKRLIALISAIGMSIFLQNYVSLTQGSRDLALPSLVTGQWTLAESNGFAATISTMQLTIWIVTFLAMLALTLFIRYSRMGRACRACAEDLKMASLLGINTDRVISLTFVIGAVMAAVAGVLLGQFYGVINPYIGFMAGMKAFTAAVLGGIGSIPGAMIGGLILGVAEALTSAYLSTEYKDAVSFALLIAVLLVMPTGILGRPEVEKV is encoded by the coding sequence ATGTCAGAACAGTTTCTCTACTTTTTGCAGCAGATGTTTAACGGTGTCACCTTGGGCAGCACTTATGCGCTGATCGCGATTGGTTACACCATGGTGTACGGCATTATCGGCATGATCAACTTTGCCCACGGCGAAGTGTATATGATCGGTAGTTACGTCTCTTTTATCGTTATAGCCGCCCTAATGATGGTTGGGATTGACGCCAGTTGGCTGTTGATCGGTTCGGCTTTTGTTGTGGCCATTGTGATCGCCAGCGCCTATGGCTGGAGCATTGAACGGGTAGCCTACAAGCCGGTACGCAGCTCTAAGCGCTTGATCGCTCTGATCTCGGCAATCGGGATGTCTATCTTTTTGCAAAACTATGTCAGCCTGACTCAAGGATCGCGAGATTTGGCTCTGCCTAGTCTGGTCACTGGTCAGTGGACGCTGGCTGAAAGCAACGGTTTTGCTGCAACGATAAGCACGATGCAGCTTACCATCTGGATTGTGACTTTCCTCGCCATGCTGGCGCTGACGCTTTTTATTCGTTATTCCCGTATGGGGCGGGCCTGTCGAGCCTGTGCGGAAGATCTGAAAATGGCCAGCCTGCTGGGTATTAATACCGATAGGGTTATCTCCCTGACCTTTGTCATCGGCGCGGTGATGGCGGCGGTGGCTGGCGTGTTATTAGGACAATTCTACGGCGTAATTAACCCCTACATCGGTTTTATGGCGGGAATGAAGGCCTTTACTGCGGCGGTATTGGGGGGGATTGGGAGTATCCCCGGAGCGATGATTGGCGGGTTAATCCTCGGCGTAGCTGAAGCGCTCACCTCAGCTTATTTGAGTACAGAATATAAAGACGCAGTTTCATTTGCGCTGCTGATTGCCGTATTGCTGGTAATGCCGACAGGAATTCTGGGCCGTCCGGAGGTTGAGAAAGTATGA
- a CDS encoding branched-chain amino acid ABC transporter substrate-binding protein, which translates to MKLTKSKALLAGCMVMAMSHSVLAKDIKVAIVGAMSGPVAQYGDMEFTGARQAIADINAKGGINGDKLVGVEYDDACDPKQAVAVANKVINDGIRYVIGHLCSSSTQPASDIYEDEGVIMITPAATNADLTTRGYKMVLRTTGLDSDQGPTAAKYILETIKPKRIAVVHDKQQYGEGLARSVRDSLKKQGTDVVLFEGVTAGDKDFSTLVARLKKENVDFVYFGGYYPEMGQILRQAKQANLATRFMGPEGVGNSSLSNIAGAASEGMLVTLPKRYDQVPANQPIVDALKAKKLDSTGPFVWTTYAALQSLTTAMERSGSQEPADLVKDLKTGKPVETVMGPLSWDEKGDLKGFEFGIFEWHADGSSTAVK; encoded by the coding sequence ATGAAATTGACAAAAAGTAAGGCGTTGCTGGCGGGCTGTATGGTTATGGCAATGAGCCATTCGGTGTTAGCGAAGGATATTAAGGTGGCTATCGTCGGTGCGATGTCTGGCCCGGTGGCACAATATGGCGATATGGAATTTACCGGTGCTCGTCAGGCTATTGCGGATATTAATGCCAAAGGTGGGATCAACGGCGATAAGCTGGTTGGCGTAGAATATGATGATGCCTGTGACCCGAAACAAGCGGTCGCCGTGGCAAACAAAGTGATTAACGATGGTATTCGCTATGTTATCGGCCACCTTTGTTCTTCTTCCACACAGCCTGCTTCAGATATTTATGAAGATGAAGGCGTGATTATGATCACCCCAGCGGCTACTAACGCAGATTTGACCACCCGTGGTTATAAAATGGTTCTGCGTACCACCGGTCTGGATTCTGACCAAGGGCCAACCGCTGCGAAATACATCCTCGAAACTATTAAGCCAAAACGTATTGCCGTAGTACATGACAAACAGCAATACGGTGAAGGTTTGGCACGCTCAGTTCGCGACAGCCTGAAAAAACAGGGCACTGACGTCGTGCTGTTTGAAGGCGTGACCGCGGGTGATAAGGATTTCTCAACGCTGGTGGCTCGCTTGAAGAAAGAAAACGTCGACTTCGTTTACTTCGGCGGTTACTACCCGGAAATGGGGCAAATTTTACGTCAGGCCAAGCAGGCTAACCTGGCCACCCGCTTTATGGGGCCAGAAGGCGTAGGTAACTCCTCGCTTTCCAATATCGCTGGCGCCGCCTCTGAAGGCATGTTGGTAACGCTGCCTAAACGTTACGATCAGGTTCCTGCCAACCAACCTATCGTCGATGCGCTGAAAGCCAAGAAACTGGACTCAACCGGCCCATTCGTCTGGACTACCTACGCGGCATTGCAATCGCTAACCACAGCAATGGAACGTAGCGGTAGCCAGGAGCCAGCCGATTTGGTGAAAGATCTGAAAACCGGTAAGCCGGTTGAAACCGTGATGGGGCCGCTAAGCTGGGATGAAAAAGGCGACCTGAAAGGTTTCGAATTCGGCATTTTTGAATGGCATGCCGACGGTTCTTCTACCGCCGTCAAATAA
- the panM gene encoding aspartate 1-decarboxylase autocleavage activator PanM produces the protein MKLTIERLTQLSHQDLIDLAKIWPKQQPADWQSWIDADRPLFAARFNQRLLGAVKVRLSAERAELEDLLVREVTRRRGVGLYLVEETLRQLPAVQHWQLSYGEVPGVGRSEMEQFMLACGFHSGEQGWQR, from the coding sequence ATGAAATTGACCATTGAGCGCTTAACTCAGCTATCACATCAAGATCTTATCGATCTGGCAAAAATCTGGCCAAAACAGCAACCCGCCGACTGGCAGAGCTGGATTGATGCAGATCGGCCGCTATTTGCCGCACGTTTTAACCAAAGATTGCTGGGAGCAGTGAAAGTCCGGCTGAGTGCAGAGCGGGCGGAGCTAGAAGATTTACTGGTACGGGAAGTGACCCGTCGTCGCGGCGTGGGATTGTATCTGGTAGAAGAAACCCTGCGTCAACTGCCAGCCGTTCAGCACTGGCAGTTGAGTTATGGCGAGGTCCCTGGTGTTGGACGCTCTGAAATGGAACAATTTATGCTCGCCTGTGGTTTTCATTCTGGCGAGCAGGGCTGGCAGCGTTAA
- a CDS encoding glycerate kinase — protein MKIVIAPDSFKESLTAMQVAEAIEQGFREIYPQADYVKLPMADGGEGTVESMVAATGGDIIQVEVSGPLSQPVQAFYGWLGDGETAVIEMAAASGLHLVRQEQRNPLHTSSFGTGQLILSALDKGARKIILGIGGSATNDGGAGMMQALGAYFLDAQGEALPGGGAALSRLHHIDLSALDERLAQTEIIVACDVDNPLCGAKGASAVFGPQKGATPEMVSTLDGALRHYGEHIDALTGRSVIETAGAGAAGGMGAALFGLLNAQLKPGIEIVIQALGLAEAMNGADLVITGEGRIDSQTIHGKTPIGVARTAKALGIPTIALAGGMTQDYQVVHQYGLDAVFSVVNRIVTLPEALAEAQENLRVTARNVAAVWRMGQRL, from the coding sequence ATGAAAATTGTTATTGCGCCCGATTCATTTAAAGAAAGCCTGACGGCAATGCAGGTTGCTGAAGCTATCGAACAAGGTTTTCGCGAGATTTACCCGCAGGCAGATTACGTTAAATTACCCATGGCCGACGGTGGAGAAGGCACCGTTGAATCAATGGTCGCGGCGACCGGTGGCGATATTATTCAGGTTGAAGTCAGCGGGCCGCTGAGTCAGCCGGTGCAGGCTTTTTACGGCTGGCTGGGCGACGGTGAAACGGCGGTGATTGAAATGGCGGCGGCCTCCGGTTTGCATCTGGTGCGGCAGGAACAGCGCAATCCGCTGCACACCAGTAGTTTTGGCACCGGCCAGCTCATTCTGTCTGCGTTAGATAAAGGCGCGCGTAAAATCATTCTGGGAATTGGCGGCAGTGCAACCAACGATGGTGGCGCTGGCATGATGCAGGCGCTGGGCGCGTATTTTCTCGATGCTCAGGGCGAAGCGCTGCCCGGCGGCGGCGCGGCGCTAAGTCGATTGCATCATATTGATTTATCGGCGTTGGATGAGCGGTTGGCTCAGACCGAGATCATCGTAGCCTGTGATGTCGATAACCCGCTGTGTGGAGCGAAGGGCGCTTCTGCTGTATTTGGCCCCCAGAAAGGGGCAACGCCTGAGATGGTCAGCACGCTGGACGGCGCGTTGCGCCACTACGGTGAGCACATTGACGCATTGACGGGACGTTCAGTGATCGAAACGGCAGGAGCCGGTGCCGCAGGTGGTATGGGCGCGGCTTTGTTTGGTTTGCTCAACGCACAGCTTAAACCCGGTATTGAGATTGTTATTCAGGCATTAGGGTTAGCAGAGGCCATGAATGGTGCCGATCTGGTGATTACCGGGGAAGGCCGGATTGATAGCCAGACAATTCACGGTAAAACGCCAATTGGCGTGGCTCGGACCGCCAAAGCGCTAGGAATTCCGACTATTGCTCTGGCGGGAGGTATGACTCAGGACTATCAGGTAGTACATCAATACGGTTTAGATGCGGTATTCTCCGTGGTAAACCGTATTGTGACTTTACCCGAGGCGTTAGCGGAAGCGCAGGAAAATCTGCGCGTTACTGCACGCAACGTGGCCGCCGTATGGCGGATGGGCCAGCGGCTTTAA
- a CDS encoding GntP family permease yields MTTVSALGALVALIVSIVLILRKVPPVYGMMAGALAGGLVGGADLIQTVSLMISGAQGITNAVLRILAAGVLAGVLIESGAANTIAETIVRKVGEKRALLALAVATMLLTAVGVFIDVAVITVAPIALAIAHRADISKMAILLAMIGGGKAGNVMSPNPNTIAAADSFHVPLTSLMAAGIIPGLFGLVVAYYLAKHLKHKGSKVNADELIVHETNQLPSFTAAISAPLVAIALLALRPIAGVTIDPLLALPLGGLVGAVIMGRWRESNRYMISGLSRMAPVAIMLLGTGTLAGIIAHSGLKDVLIEGLTASGMPAYLLAPISGALMSMATASTTAGTAVASAVFSSTLLDLGVTALAGAAMVHAGATVLDHMPHGSFFHATGGSVNMQVHERLKLLPYETLVGFTIALVSTLMFGVFNLAG; encoded by the coding sequence ATGACAACGGTTTCAGCTTTAGGCGCGCTGGTGGCACTTATTGTCTCCATCGTGCTGATATTACGTAAAGTTCCGCCGGTTTACGGCATGATGGCTGGCGCGCTCGCCGGTGGGTTAGTCGGTGGTGCGGATCTGATTCAAACCGTCAGCCTGATGATCAGCGGCGCTCAGGGCATTACCAATGCGGTGCTGCGTATTTTGGCGGCCGGTGTGCTTGCCGGAGTGTTAATTGAATCCGGCGCGGCAAATACCATCGCAGAAACAATTGTGCGCAAAGTGGGTGAGAAGCGCGCGCTGTTGGCTTTGGCGGTAGCGACTATGCTGTTAACCGCCGTAGGCGTATTTATTGATGTAGCGGTGATTACCGTTGCGCCTATTGCTCTGGCGATTGCTCATCGAGCCGATATTTCCAAAATGGCTATTCTGCTGGCGATGATTGGCGGCGGTAAGGCGGGTAACGTGATGTCTCCGAACCCAAATACCATTGCGGCCGCAGACAGTTTCCATGTGCCACTGACCTCTCTGATGGCCGCCGGCATTATCCCCGGTTTGTTTGGCCTGGTTGTGGCCTATTATTTAGCTAAGCATCTGAAACACAAAGGCAGCAAGGTTAACGCCGATGAGCTGATTGTGCATGAAACCAACCAGCTTCCGTCCTTTACCGCTGCGATTTCGGCTCCATTAGTGGCTATCGCGCTGTTGGCTTTGCGCCCAATTGCGGGTGTTACCATCGATCCGTTGCTGGCTTTGCCTCTGGGTGGTTTGGTTGGCGCGGTGATCATGGGGCGCTGGCGCGAATCGAACCGCTATATGATTTCCGGTTTGAGTCGCATGGCACCGGTTGCCATTATGCTGCTGGGAACCGGTACTTTGGCGGGCATTATTGCTCATTCCGGCCTAAAAGACGTACTGATCGAAGGATTAACGGCATCAGGTATGCCTGCTTATCTGTTAGCGCCGATTTCCGGGGCGCTGATGTCGATGGCAACGGCGTCAACCACGGCGGGCACCGCGGTGGCTTCGGCGGTATTCAGTTCAACATTGTTGGATCTTGGCGTAACGGCACTGGCTGGCGCAGCCATGGTACATGCTGGCGCGACGGTACTGGATCACATGCCACACGGCAGTTTCTTCCATGCAACCGGCGGCAGCGTCAATATGCAGGTGCATGAGCGTTTGAAACTGTTGCCATACGAAACGTTGGTGGGCTTCACCATTGCACTGGTTTCCACGCTGATGTTCGGCGTATTTAACTTGGCGGGTTAA
- a CDS encoding sugar diacid recognition domain-containing protein, giving the protein MRQNHLEETTARQIVQRAMSIIQYSVNVMNDKGIIIASGDPLRLNQRHEGAVLALMENRVVEIDCATAAKLKGVKPGINLPIIFHQQLVGVIGISGEPAQVRAYAELVRMAAELILEQAALLEQTQWEKRYREELVSQLLAEYQQDTSIGSMAAYLGLNLTLPRIALIIQLNQPDHESLRQLIDVLDATGRDHLVSMNGFNQLVMLKPLALAAGDKPSRPLNKQLQPFVTQLQARFDVRIFVGGQFPGVEGIRRSYLTARAAQGMAERLGLRHKTLYYNDYSLPALLGEFAGTWQAEELGTSWAQLCAADGKGVLRQTLQQYFDQNCDLSQSARLLHIHVNTLRYRLQKIEEITGLKINQLPSLLRLYIGLQIYG; this is encoded by the coding sequence ATGCGTCAAAACCATCTTGAAGAAACCACCGCCCGGCAGATTGTTCAGCGAGCCATGAGTATCATCCAGTACTCGGTTAATGTCATGAATGATAAGGGAATTATTATTGCCTCTGGAGATCCGCTGCGCCTTAATCAGCGCCATGAGGGGGCGGTGCTGGCTTTAATGGAAAATCGAGTGGTAGAAATTGATTGTGCTACTGCTGCCAAGTTGAAGGGAGTCAAACCCGGAATTAACCTGCCGATTATTTTTCACCAGCAGTTGGTGGGCGTCATTGGCATTTCTGGTGAACCGGCGCAGGTTCGCGCTTATGCCGAGTTAGTGCGAATGGCTGCAGAGCTGATTCTGGAACAGGCCGCCTTGCTGGAACAAACCCAGTGGGAAAAACGCTATCGGGAAGAGTTAGTCAGCCAATTATTGGCTGAGTATCAGCAAGACACATCAATAGGTTCAATGGCGGCCTATTTGGGGCTGAATTTAACCTTGCCGCGCATCGCTCTGATTATCCAACTGAATCAGCCAGATCATGAATCTCTGCGCCAGCTTATTGATGTGCTGGATGCGACTGGTCGTGATCATCTGGTTAGCATGAATGGTTTTAACCAATTAGTGATGCTCAAACCGCTGGCGTTGGCTGCTGGAGATAAGCCGTCGCGTCCTTTAAATAAGCAGCTTCAGCCCTTTGTGACTCAGCTTCAGGCGCGTTTCGATGTGCGCATTTTTGTCGGTGGCCAATTCCCCGGCGTTGAAGGTATTCGTCGCTCTTATCTCACCGCTCGTGCGGCGCAGGGAATGGCTGAACGGCTGGGGTTAAGGCATAAGACGCTGTATTACAACGATTACTCTTTACCGGCGTTGTTAGGGGAGTTTGCGGGGACTTGGCAGGCAGAGGAATTGGGCACCAGTTGGGCGCAGCTTTGCGCTGCGGATGGTAAAGGTGTACTAAGACAGACGCTGCAACAGTATTTTGATCAGAATTGTGATCTGTCTCAATCAGCCCGGCTGCTACATATTCATGTGAATACCCTACGCTATCGCCTGCAAAAAATAGAAGAAATAACGGGTTTAAAAATCAATCAGTTACCTTCTTTGTTGCGCTTGTATATCGGTCTGCAAATCTACGGCTGA
- the rpoH gene encoding RNA polymerase sigma factor RpoH translates to MTKEMQTLALVPQGSLEAYIRAANTYPMLTAEEERELAERLHYQGDLEAAKQLILSHLRFVAHVARNYSGYGLPQADLIQEGNIGLMKAVRRFNPEVGVRLVSFAVHWIKAEIHEYVLRNWRIVKVATTKAQRKLFFNLRKTKQRLGWFNQEEVEMVAKELGVTSKDVREMESRMSAQDMTFDPTPDDEVRDGQSMAPVLYLQDKTSDFADGIEEDNWESHAADKLTYALEGLDERSQHIIRARWLDDDNKSTLQELADKYGVSAERVRQLEKNAMKKLRMAIEA, encoded by the coding sequence ATGACCAAAGAAATGCAAACTTTAGCCTTAGTACCGCAAGGTAGTCTGGAAGCCTATATTCGGGCTGCCAATACCTATCCTATGCTGACAGCAGAGGAAGAGCGTGAGTTGGCTGAACGGCTGCATTACCAGGGCGATCTGGAGGCGGCTAAACAGCTAATCCTGTCTCACCTGCGCTTTGTTGCTCATGTTGCCCGTAACTATTCTGGCTACGGTCTGCCACAGGCTGACCTGATTCAGGAAGGTAATATTGGCTTGATGAAAGCAGTTCGTCGGTTCAACCCGGAAGTTGGGGTGCGTCTGGTGTCCTTCGCGGTACACTGGATCAAAGCAGAAATTCATGAATATGTTCTGCGCAACTGGCGTATTGTCAAAGTCGCAACCACCAAAGCACAGCGTAAGCTGTTCTTTAACCTGCGTAAAACCAAACAGCGTTTAGGTTGGTTTAATCAGGAAGAAGTTGAAATGGTTGCCAAAGAGCTGGGTGTGACCAGCAAAGACGTTCGTGAAATGGAATCTCGCATGTCCGCGCAGGATATGACTTTTGACCCAACTCCGGACGATGAAGTACGCGACGGTCAGTCTATGGCTCCCGTTCTGTATTTGCAGGATAAAACTTCTGATTTTGCCGATGGTATTGAAGAAGATAACTGGGAAAGCCACGCAGCGGACAAACTGACCTATGCGTTGGAAGGTCTGGACGAGCGTAGCCAGCATATTATTCGTGCCCGTTGGCTGGATGATGACAACAAATCTACTTTGCAGGAGTTGGCCGATAAGTACGGCGTTTCTGCAGAACGCGTTCGTCAGCTTGAAAAGAACGCGATGAAAAAGTTACGCATGGCTATCGAAGCCTAA